DNA sequence from the Actinomycetota bacterium genome:
CCGGTGCGGGGGCCGAGGCGGGTGCGGGGGCCGAGGCGGGTGCGGGCGCAGGCGCGGCAGAGGCGGCGGGCGTGGCGGGCGTGGCGGGCGCGGGGGCCACCACCGCAACCGGGGCCCAGCCCGGCCCCTCGTCGGATGCAGTCGCCGCGGGCGACGGGACGACCACCACCGGCGCCGGCGCCGCTCCCACGGCAACGTCCACGACCGGCACCCCGGCCGCCCGACCCGCCACCCCGGCGCCCCGGGCGGCCGAGGCCCTCGACGCCGGCAGCCTGGTCGGCACCATGATCAAGGGCCGCCTGCAGGCCCTGTTCCAGGCCATCGGCCGCTTCTTCCGCCGCCTGTTCGGCCGCGGCCGGTCCCAGGCCTAGCTGTAGCGGGTCACGTACCCGCGGCGGCGGAACAGGCGCAGCATCCAGGCGACGAAGGCGAGGGCGGCGGCGGTGGCGGCCAGGGTGCCGACGGCGGCCAGGGAGAGCTCGCCCCACGGGACCGGGCCGCCGTCGATCAGCTCGCGGCCGGCGGCGAAGGCATGGGTGGTCGGCAGCAGCTCCGAGATCGGCTGCACGAACGCCGGGAGGGCCTCGACCGGGTAGAAGACGCCGCCCAGCGGCATCACCACGAACATGATGCCCCAGGCCAGCGCCTCCGCCCCGTTGCCGAAGCGCAGGATGAGGCCGACCACGAACAGGGCGATCGCCCACCCGCCCACCATCAGGATGGCGACCACCGGCAGCACGGCGAGCCCGAGGGCGGTGACGTCGAAGGCGTAGAGGGCCCACGCCCCCATGGCCACCACGCCGACGCCCATCACCAGCTTGGCCAGCCCGAACAGGGCGATCCCGGCGACCAGCTCCAGCTCCCGGAGCGGCGTCACCATCAGGCTGAGCAGGTTGCGCGACCAGGTCTCCTCCATGAAGCCGGTCGAGACGGCGATCTGAGCCTGGTAGACGACGTGCCAGAGGACGATCCCGGACAGCAGGTAGGCCACCCCGGCCTGGGCGGCCGAGTCCGGCCCACCCTGGCGGACGAAGAACACCCCGAGGGACCCGAACAGCACCGTGTCCACGATCGGCCAGACGGTCACGTCGAACAGCCGGTGCGGGCTGCGGAGCAGCACGTAGGCGTGCCGGCGGGCCACCGCCCACATGCGCAGCCACGGCGCCAGCTCCCTGGACACCCTCATGACGGTCATGGCCGCAGCCCCCCGGTGTGCTCGCTGGCCTGGCGCTGGGAGGCCAGGTGGAGGAAGACCTCCTCGAGGTCGTCGCGGCCGAAGCGGGCGGCGACCTCGAACGGCGGGCCGTCGGCGACCACCCGGCCGGCGGACAGGAACACGACCCGCTCGGCGATCCGCTCCACCTCGACCATGTTGTGGCTGGTGACCAGCAGGGACGTGCCCCGCTCCTCGCACAGGGTGGCCAGGCCGGTGCGGACCCGCAGGGCCACGTCGGGGTCGAGGCTGGCCGTCGGCTCGTCCAGGACCAGCAGCTCGGGGTCGTGCATGGTGGACTTGACGATGCCGATCAGGGTCTTCTGGCCGGACGACAGCTCGGTGCCCATGGCCCTGGCCAGCTGCGGGATGCCGAAGCGCTCAAGGCCCCGGGCGGCCTGCTCGTCGGGGTCGGCCAGGCCGTAGAGCTGGCCGTACATGCGCAGGTACTCCCCGACCCGCAGGCGCTCGGGCAGGGGCAGGTAGCCGGCCGCGAAGCCGACGTGGGCCATGGCCGCGCTGCGGCCCTTGGGCAGGCGGTGGCCGACGATCTCGACGGTGCCGCCGTCGGGCTCGACCACGCCGAGGCACATCAGCAGGGTGGTGGTCTTGCCGGCCCCGTTGGGTCCCAGCAGGGCGACCCGTTCGCCTCGGCGCACGGTCAGGTCGACGCCGTCCACGGCCCGGCCGCGGCGGTACGTCTTGACAAGTCCGCGGGCGCGGAGGACGTCGCTCATGCCAGCCAGTGTCCCAGCCGCCCCCAACATCTCGCCACGGGATATCCCCAGCTTGTGCGGCGCCCTTGGCCGGAGGAGGATGCCGCCGTGAGCGAAGAGCTGGCCAGCCGGCACTGCGTGGCCTGCAAGCCGGGCACACCCCCGATCGACGAGGACCGGGCGGTCGAGCACGAGGCCCAGCTCGACCCCTCGTGGGCCCGGGAGGGCACGCTCCGCCTCCGGCGCGAGCTGGAGTTCCCCAACTTCCGGGACGCCTTCGGCTTCGTCGCCCGCCTGGCCCTGCTGGCCGAGGCCGAGGGGCATCACCCCGACATCGAGCTCGGCTGGGGCCGGGTCGCGGTCAGCCTCACCACCCACGCCGCCGGCGGCCTCACCGACAACGACTTCATCCTGGCCGCCAAGCTCGACCGGCTCTGATCGGCGGTCAGGCGTAGGTGCCGCGCAGGACCGACTCGGCGGAGCGGGACGGGTCGCCGTCGGCCGGCTCCAGAGTGACGTCGATCACCCGGTAGCGGGCGGTGACCTCCGCGGGCAGGCTCCAGATGCCTTCGCCGTTGGCGGCGAGCACCCCGACCGGGAACTCCTTGCCGGCGTCGTCCACCAGCCAGACCTCGTAGTAGGCGCCGGCCGGGGGCCGCGGCAGGCCGCGGGCGGTCATGGTCATGATCTGGTCGTCGCCGGCGCCCCGCATGCGGGCCTCGGCGGTGGCGTCCCCGGTGGTGGCGGCCAGGGCGACCGTCTGGCCGCGGCCGGCGTCGCGGTCGCGGCCGACGGTGTAGCCGCCGACGCCGAGCAGGAGGGCGAGCAGGACGGCGGCCGCCCCCAGCAGCCAGCGTCCCCGGCGCCGGCCCAGGGTCGGGTCCGGGCTGGCGGAGGGCAGCCGCATGGAGGGCAGGTCGGGCGCCGGCATGACGGACAGGCGGGAGGCGTCGCGCAGGGCCGAGGAGGCGACGGCCACCGCGGCCAGGTCGCGGCGGCACGGGTCGCAGCCGGCCAGGTGCCGGTCGACGTCGATCGCCGTACCCGGCGGCAGCTCGCCGAGGAGCAGGCCGGGAAGCTCGTCCCGGGGGTGGCGCACGGTCACCGCTCAGCCCACCGTGCCGAGAATGTCGGCCAGGCGGCGCAGGCCCCGGAAGGTCCGCGCCTTGACCGTCCCCAGCGGCACCCCGAGCCGCTCGGCGATCTCGGTCTGGGTGAGGTCGCCGAAGTAGGCGAGGGTGAGGGCCTCGCGCTGCTCCCGCGGCAGGTGCTCCAGCGCGCCCCGCACCTGGTTGGCGCGGGCGTAGCGTTCGGCCAGCTCCCGCCCGTCGTCCCCGGCGATGTCGCGCAGCTCCTCGATCGGCACCACGTTGGCATGCCTGCGGCGGAGCTGGTCGATGGCCCGCTTGCGGGCGATGCCGAGGACCCACGCCTCGAGGCTGCGGGTTGGATCGTAGCGATCCCGGTTCCGCCAGACCTCGTAGAACACACGTTGCAGCACATCCTCGGCCTCGTCGCGGTGCACGAAGCGGCGCAGGTAGCCGAGCACCATGGGGCCGAGGGCGGAGTAGACATCGTTGATCGCCCCCTCCTCGCCGGCGGCGAGACGAGCCCCCAGGTTGGAGCTGGCGCCCTGCTCCACTCGTCTCCTTCCTTCGCTCGAACCGGCCGGATGGTTTCCTCAGGGCCGGCTGATCCCTTCCAGGTACTCCGCGATGGCCCGGACCAATCGACGATCCCCGCTCACGAACCCGGTGAAGCTGCGCGCGGGGTCGGTGACCTCGAGCAGGCCGAAGCGGTCGGGCTCGGACGTCTCGAAGCCGACGAACACGATCGGCTCCGGCCGCTCCGTGACCAGCAGCCACTGGTTCTGGAGGGCCGCCTGGTCCTCGGGCAGGCGGACCCACTCCACCCCGGGCAGGCGCTCCGGCTCGCCGGTGCCGAAGGCGACCACCCGGACCCCCGCCGCCGTCAGGTCCTGGTAGGTGCGGGCCTCGCCGTCGAGCTTCCCGGCCCGCTGGAACCCCACGAACAGGGTGGTGTCGGCGCCGCGGACGGCGGCCTCGATCTCGCGGGTCGCGGCCAGCATGTCGCGGGCCCGGTACAGGAACCGGGTGCCGGTGAGCGGCTCCCCGCCCAGCTCGCGCTGGGCCCGGCGGAGCAGGTCGAGTACGCCCGCCCGCCTGCCCGCCTCGCTGTCGCCGTCCCCCAGACGGTGCCAGTCCACGCCACCCACCTCGATCACCCTGCCGGACGGCGCCATGATGGCCGCAACCACCGGTGGCGCGCGAACCGGGTCGCGGCCACGCACCCTCGACGGAAGCGGGACAATGGTCGGAGATCGCCCACGCAAGCGAGGTGAGATGTCCCGCACCCTGCCGGCCCGGCCGGCCGTGGCCCTGGCGGCCCTGGCCGGGATGGTGCTGTGCCTGCTGGTCGGCCTGGCCGGTCCGGCCGCGGCCGGACCCTGGGTCGACCGCACGGCCGGGCAGCTGCGCGACGCCCCGCTGTACGTGAACCCGTCGGCCAGGCCGACCCTGTCGCTGGTGGACCGGGAGCGGATCTCGGCCCGGCTCGCCCTCGCCGGCACGCCCATCTTCGTGGCCGTCCTGCCGGCCCAGGCGCTGGCCGAGGCCGGCGGCAGCGCCAACGACCTGGCCTCCCAGGTCGCGACCTCGGTCGGCAAGCCGGGGACGTACCTGGTGGTCGCCGGGGCCGAGGAGGGAGCGGGCAGCAACACCCTCGACCCGGGCGCGGCCGCCAATCGGGCCAGGGTCGCGTTCCGGGAGCACCCGGAGCTGGCCGCGGCCATCTTCGACTTCATCGAGCGGGTCGAGGACGCGGCCGGGACCACCCCGGCCACGGCGCCGCCCCCCCAGCCCCCGCCGGGCCAGGAGGACTCGGGCGACAACACCGTGCTGCTGGTCCTGCTGGCCGTCGCCGGGGTGGTGGCGCTGGCCGTCGGGCTCGCCCTGACGCTGGAGAACCGGTCCGAGCAGCGGACGCTGCGCAGCGGGGTCCAGCTCTCCGAGGCCAAGGCGGCCTCCCGGGAGGACCTCGACGCGCTCGCCAGCGACCTGCGCAACCTCAACGTCGACCTCGAGGCCGAGGAGGCCGGCAACTCGGAGGCGGTCAACCAGTACACCAGGGCGTACGAGTTGCTGGAGCGGGCCGAGGAGGCGTTCGACCGGGCCAAGGCGCCGGCCGACCTGGCCCAGGTGAGCAGCGCGCTCGAGTCGGGGCAGTACGCCATGGCGGCGGCCAGGGCGCTGTTCGAGCGCCGCGACCCGCCGCGCCGGCGGCCGCCCTGCTTCTTCGACACCCGCCACGGGCCGTCGGTCCACGACGTCGGCTGGGAGCCGCCGGGGGGGCCGCCCCGGCCGGTGCCCGCCTGCCGGGCCTGCATGCAGCAGGTC
Encoded proteins:
- a CDS encoding ABC transporter permease, with protein sequence MRVSRELAPWLRMWAVARRHAYVLLRSPHRLFDVTVWPIVDTVLFGSLGVFFVRQGGPDSAAQAGVAYLLSGIVLWHVVYQAQIAVSTGFMEETWSRNLLSLMVTPLRELELVAGIALFGLAKLVMGVGVVAMGAWALYAFDVTALGLAVLPVVAILMVGGWAIALFVVGLILRFGNGAEALAWGIMFVVMPLGGVFYPVEALPAFVQPISELLPTTHAFAAGRELIDGGPVPWGELSLAAVGTLAATAAALAFVAWMLRLFRRRGYVTRYS
- a CDS encoding ABC transporter ATP-binding protein, which translates into the protein MSDVLRARGLVKTYRRGRAVDGVDLTVRRGERVALLGPNGAGKTTTLLMCLGVVEPDGGTVEIVGHRLPKGRSAAMAHVGFAAGYLPLPERLRVGEYLRMYGQLYGLADPDEQAARGLERFGIPQLARAMGTELSSGQKTLIGIVKSTMHDPELLVLDEPTASLDPDVALRVRTGLATLCEERGTSLLVTSHNMVEVERIAERVVFLSAGRVVADGPPFEVAARFGRDDLEEVFLHLASQRQASEHTGGLRP
- a CDS encoding 4a-hydroxytetrahydrobiopterin dehydratase, producing MSEELASRHCVACKPGTPPIDEDRAVEHEAQLDPSWAREGTLRLRRELEFPNFRDAFGFVARLALLAEAEGHHPDIELGWGRVAVSLTTHAAGGLTDNDFILAAKLDRL
- a CDS encoding anti-sigma factor; protein product: MTVRHPRDELPGLLLGELPPGTAIDVDRHLAGCDPCRRDLAAVAVASSALRDASRLSVMPAPDLPSMRLPSASPDPTLGRRRGRWLLGAAAVLLALLLGVGGYTVGRDRDAGRGQTVALAATTGDATAEARMRGAGDDQIMTMTARGLPRPPAGAYYEVWLVDDAGKEFPVGVLAANGEGIWSLPAEVTARYRVIDVTLEPADGDPSRSAESVLRGTYA
- a CDS encoding sigma-70 family RNA polymerase sigma factor; its protein translation is MEQGASSNLGARLAAGEEGAINDVYSALGPMVLGYLRRFVHRDEAEDVLQRVFYEVWRNRDRYDPTRSLEAWVLGIARKRAIDQLRRRHANVVPIEELRDIAGDDGRELAERYARANQVRGALEHLPREQREALTLAYFGDLTQTEIAERLGVPLGTVKARTFRGLRRLADILGTVG
- a CDS encoding DICT sensory domain-containing protein produces the protein MDWHRLGDGDSEAGRRAGVLDLLRRAQRELGGEPLTGTRFLYRARDMLAATREIEAAVRGADTTLFVGFQRAGKLDGEARTYQDLTAAGVRVVAFGTGEPERLPGVEWVRLPEDQAALQNQWLLVTERPEPIVFVGFETSEPDRFGLLEVTDPARSFTGFVSGDRRLVRAIAEYLEGISRP